The Moritella sp. F3 genome contains a region encoding:
- the prfA gene encoding peptide chain release factor 1: protein MKASIITKLEALIERHEEVQALLGEPTIISDQDRYRALTKEYAQLEELVSCFKEYQEAKEDFESAEEMLKDDDPDMREMAVEEYKESKATVARISDELEVLLLPRDPNDSNNCFLEIRAGAGGDEAAIFAGDLYRMYSRYAEKKGWRLSIMNLSDSDQGGYKEVIVKMEGEAVFGTMKFESGGHRVQRVPETESQGRIHTSACTVVVMPEVPESEAISINTADLKVDTFRASGAGGQHVNKTDSAIRITHIPTGTVVECQDERSQHKNRARAMSILQARIQAAADEVVRLEEESTRRSLVASGDRSERIRTYNYPQGRVSDHRINLTLYRLNEVMEGELDVLIQPIIQEHQADLLAALAEAD from the coding sequence ATGAAAGCATCGATCATTACAAAATTAGAAGCCTTAATCGAACGTCACGAAGAAGTTCAAGCACTACTAGGTGAACCAACGATCATCAGTGATCAGGACCGTTACCGTGCCTTAACTAAAGAATACGCGCAATTAGAAGAGTTAGTTTCTTGCTTTAAAGAATATCAAGAAGCAAAAGAAGATTTCGAATCTGCAGAAGAAATGCTCAAGGATGATGATCCTGATATGCGTGAAATGGCTGTTGAAGAATATAAAGAAAGCAAAGCGACTGTAGCCCGTATTAGTGACGAGTTAGAGGTTTTATTGTTACCACGTGATCCAAATGACAGTAATAACTGTTTCTTAGAGATCCGTGCTGGTGCTGGTGGTGATGAAGCGGCAATCTTTGCAGGTGATTTGTACCGTATGTATAGCCGTTATGCTGAGAAAAAAGGCTGGCGCTTATCTATCATGAACCTAAGTGATAGTGATCAAGGCGGTTACAAAGAAGTTATCGTTAAGATGGAAGGTGAAGCTGTATTCGGCACGATGAAGTTTGAATCAGGTGGTCACCGTGTACAACGTGTACCAGAAACGGAATCACAAGGTCGTATCCATACATCTGCTTGTACAGTTGTGGTTATGCCTGAAGTACCTGAGTCTGAAGCGATTAGCATTAATACAGCGGACCTTAAAGTTGATACTTTCCGTGCATCTGGCGCGGGTGGTCAGCACGTAAATAAAACTGATTCAGCGATCCGTATTACCCACATCCCAACGGGTACTGTGGTTGAGTGCCAAGATGAACGTTCGCAGCATAAAAACCGTGCGCGTGCGATGTCTATTCTACAAGCGCGAATTCAAGCTGCTGCAGATGAAGTTGTGCGTCTTGAAGAAGAAAGTACTCGTCGTAGTTTGGTAGCAAGTGGCGATCGTTCTGAACGTATTCGTACTTATAACTATCCGCAAGGCCGTGTGAGTGATCACCGCATCAACTTAACGCTTTACCGTCTAAATGAAGTGATGGAAGGTGAATTAGATGTATTGATCCAACCTATTATTCAAGAACATCAAGCTGATCTGTTAGCGGCACTTGCTGAAGCAGACTAG
- the prmC gene encoding peptide chain release factor N(5)-glutamine methyltransferase, translating to MKTIAQILQWAVKQLTDSESPKLDAEVILCFLLEKDRSYLFAWDDKVLDDDIISRFSALITRRQAGEPVAHILGYREFWSLELEVSADTLIPRPDTEVLVEQALACMPTQTCQVLDLGTGTGAIALALASESPQATVTAIEYNPGAAALARRNTKRCGLDVEVLQGSWFEPLQSEQRFDVIVSNPPYIEEHDPHLAMGDVRFEPLTALVADEDGFADLKHIISHGYAFLNAGGWLLVEHGFEQGTAVRDLFIAADYHQVITYKDYGNNDRITVGQRKEI from the coding sequence GTGAAAACAATTGCACAAATACTGCAGTGGGCTGTCAAGCAGCTCACTGACAGTGAAAGCCCAAAACTTGATGCTGAAGTCATTCTTTGTTTCCTATTAGAAAAAGATCGCAGTTATCTTTTCGCTTGGGATGATAAAGTACTCGATGATGACATTATCAGCCGTTTCTCTGCACTTATTACTCGCCGTCAGGCTGGTGAGCCCGTCGCGCATATTCTTGGTTACCGTGAATTTTGGTCATTAGAACTAGAGGTCTCTGCTGATACCTTAATCCCCAGACCGGATACGGAAGTATTAGTCGAACAAGCGCTTGCTTGTATGCCGACGCAAACTTGCCAAGTACTAGATTTGGGCACAGGTACTGGTGCAATCGCATTGGCCCTTGCATCGGAATCTCCGCAGGCTACGGTTACCGCTATTGAGTATAATCCAGGTGCTGCAGCATTAGCACGACGCAATACCAAGCGCTGTGGTCTTGATGTCGAAGTGTTGCAAGGTAGCTGGTTTGAACCTTTGCAATCCGAGCAACGCTTTGATGTGATAGTCAGTAACCCGCCTTATATCGAAGAACATGATCCTCATCTGGCGATGGGTGATGTGCGCTTTGAGCCGTTAACGGCATTAGTCGCTGACGAAGATGGTTTTGCTGATCTCAAGCATATAATTAGCCACGGTTATGCATTCTTAAATGCGGGTGGTTGGTTACTCGTCGAACATGGCTTTGAACAAGGTACTGCGGTACGGGATTTATTTATCGCTGCGGATTACCACCAGGTTATTACTTATAAAGATTATGGTAATAACGATCGTATTACTGTCGGACAACGGAAAGAAATCTAA
- a CDS encoding SirB2 family protein has protein sequence MDIVLPLHIATLLLSIAMYFINFAFTVKQSPYLEHAGFLKSRKVIDMITVMMIALVCMVSGRAPFADTVMTEKLISTLAITFMMFMSLQQGKNLFFRCFAFAGSIGWLFYVYSLAVNGEAYLLR, from the coding sequence ATGGATATTGTTCTCCCGCTACACATCGCAACACTGTTATTAAGTATCGCGATGTATTTTATAAATTTTGCCTTCACAGTGAAGCAATCACCGTATCTTGAACATGCTGGTTTTCTTAAATCACGTAAAGTAATCGATATGATCACAGTGATGATGATTGCCTTAGTGTGTATGGTGTCGGGACGAGCGCCGTTTGCAGATACGGTGATGACCGAAAAATTAATATCAACACTGGCCATCACTTTTATGATGTTTATGTCATTACAGCAAGGTAAGAATTTATTTTTCCGCTGTTTTGCATTTGCAGGTAGTATTGGTTGGTTATTTTATGTCTATTCACTCGCCGTTAACGGCGAAGCATATTTGCTGAGGTAG
- a CDS encoding SirB1 family protein, translating to MEFDANEALTETESTETEQLESLDNNDIDSEELGEYDDELAEEVLMIDNVMLATLSAIEMITEKPLLEEAIIELDGLIELIEVDMQGFTCEIEKRDQLLYLFYQQLGFAGNWRKWLELDSVLLHKVISSRNGVPLSLGTVFIYFAEHFEVDVKGILFPGQFVLRFGSEKEAVYVDPADGKILTQHKLQVLLRGIEGNHALLTDDDLLEVNNEMHYLRLLQVLKAALIRDEHFSYALRCIDLILELEPDEPYEIRDRGFLLQQLDCKKLASEDFAYFIEQCPDDPITRVLKAQVEELSVANDTIH from the coding sequence ATGGAATTTGATGCAAATGAAGCGCTGACAGAAACAGAATCGACAGAAACAGAACAACTAGAATCGCTAGATAATAACGATATCGATAGTGAAGAACTTGGCGAGTACGATGATGAGCTCGCGGAAGAAGTGTTAATGATTGATAACGTCATGCTTGCGACACTATCTGCCATCGAAATGATAACGGAAAAACCGTTACTCGAAGAAGCTATTATCGAATTAGATGGGCTCATTGAGCTTATCGAAGTGGATATGCAAGGCTTTACTTGTGAAATTGAAAAACGTGATCAGTTATTATATTTGTTTTATCAGCAATTGGGTTTTGCAGGTAATTGGCGTAAGTGGCTAGAGCTTGATAGCGTATTATTGCATAAAGTGATAAGCAGCCGTAATGGTGTGCCACTGTCACTTGGCACTGTATTTATATACTTTGCTGAACACTTTGAAGTTGATGTAAAAGGGATCCTGTTTCCGGGGCAATTTGTGTTGCGCTTTGGGAGTGAAAAAGAGGCAGTTTATGTCGACCCTGCAGATGGTAAAATATTAACGCAGCATAAATTACAAGTATTGTTACGTGGTATCGAAGGCAACCATGCCTTGTTAACCGATGATGATCTGTTAGAAGTTAACAATGAAATGCATTATCTGCGCTTATTGCAGGTATTAAAAGCAGCGTTAATTCGTGATGAACATTTTTCGTATGCATTACGTTGTATTGATTTAATTTTAGAACTTGAACCTGATGAACCGTATGAGATCCGTGATCGTGGCTTTTTATTGCAACAACTTGATTGTAAAAAATTAGCGAGCGAAGATTTTGCTTATTTTATTGAGCAGTGTCCAGATGATCCGATCACGCGAGTATTAAAAGCACAAGTTGAAGAACTTTCTGTCGCCAATGATACGATTCATTAA
- the kdsA gene encoding 3-deoxy-8-phosphooctulonate synthase — MNAKIVKIGNDIICANDLPFVLFGGINVLEDELSTLRAVEAYKTVTDKLGIPFVFKASFDKANRSSIHSFRGVGMEKGLNIFKRVKEEFNVPIITDIHTEAQCQPVADVVDVIQLPAFLARQTDLVQAMAATGAVINIKKPQFMSPHQVGNIVDKFAECGNEHVIICERGHCHGYDNLIVDPLAFGVMKELTQGTPIILDSTHATQQRDAGSAASGGRRKQVPELSYAGLATGIAGLFIEAHENPAQARCDGPSALPFAKLEAFLTQAKAIDDVVKSFTAIDID; from the coding sequence ATGAATGCAAAAATAGTAAAAATTGGTAATGATATTATTTGTGCCAACGATCTACCATTTGTGTTATTTGGTGGTATCAATGTATTAGAAGACGAACTGTCAACGTTACGCGCTGTAGAAGCGTATAAGACGGTAACTGATAAACTGGGTATCCCTTTTGTATTTAAAGCGTCTTTTGATAAAGCTAACCGTTCAAGTATCCACTCTTTTCGTGGTGTGGGCATGGAAAAAGGCTTAAACATCTTTAAACGTGTTAAAGAAGAATTCAATGTGCCAATCATCACTGATATTCATACTGAAGCACAGTGCCAACCGGTTGCAGATGTTGTTGATGTGATCCAATTACCGGCTTTCCTTGCTCGTCAAACTGATTTAGTACAAGCAATGGCGGCAACAGGTGCTGTGATTAATATTAAAAAACCACAGTTTATGTCGCCACATCAAGTGGGTAATATCGTCGATAAGTTCGCCGAATGTGGCAATGAGCATGTGATTATCTGTGAGCGTGGTCATTGCCATGGTTACGATAACCTGATTGTTGATCCATTAGCATTTGGTGTAATGAAAGAGCTTACTCAAGGTACGCCAATCATTTTAGACAGTACGCATGCAACGCAACAGCGTGATGCGGGTAGTGCTGCATCTGGTGGCCGTCGTAAGCAAGTGCCTGAGTTAAGCTATGCAGGTTTAGCGACTGGTATTGCGGGTCTATTCATTGAAGCACATGAAAACCCAGCACAAGCGCGTTGTGATGGACCATCGGCATTACCATTTGCTAAGTTAGAAGCCTTTTTAACACAGGCAAAAGCGATTGATGATGTAGTGAAGAGCTTTACTGCGATAGATATCGATTAA
- a CDS encoding transcriptional regulator GcvA has translation MSRRLPPLNSLRVFEAAARHSSFTRASEELYVTQAAVSHQIKALEEYLGIKLFRRQNRALFLTEEGQSYFLDIKDTFSSLVDATERLLARGAKGSLTVSLQPSFAIQWLVPRLSLFSELYPDIDVRIKAVDMDDGSLTDDVDVAIYYGRGKWKDIHAQKLHTEYLVPVCSPRLLNGPKPLKTPGDLKLHTLLHDTSRRDWTAWFKQTKITDINVNQGPIFSHTSMVLQAAVHGQGVALGHSVLAQPEIDAGRLVRPFNEVLVSKNAYYVVCREEQDELGKIVAFRDWMMSLVEVEQQAFVEN, from the coding sequence ATGTCACGTAGACTTCCGCCTTTAAATTCGTTACGTGTTTTCGAAGCCGCCGCTAGACATTCTAGCTTTACACGCGCATCTGAAGAACTTTATGTGACGCAAGCCGCTGTTAGCCATCAAATTAAAGCACTTGAAGAGTATCTGGGCATTAAATTATTTCGTCGTCAAAACCGCGCGCTATTTTTAACGGAAGAAGGTCAGAGTTATTTTCTTGATATTAAAGATACGTTTTCTTCATTAGTGGATGCGACTGAGCGTTTATTAGCCAGAGGGGCAAAGGGATCGTTGACGGTGAGTTTACAACCGAGTTTTGCTATTCAATGGTTAGTGCCACGGTTATCTTTATTTTCTGAACTGTATCCTGATATTGATGTGCGCATTAAAGCTGTTGATATGGACGATGGTTCACTGACCGATGATGTCGATGTGGCGATTTATTATGGTCGCGGCAAATGGAAAGATATACACGCGCAGAAACTGCATACTGAGTATTTAGTACCAGTTTGTTCTCCACGATTATTGAATGGACCTAAACCATTAAAAACCCCTGGTGATTTAAAGTTACACACCTTATTACATGATACATCACGTCGTGATTGGACTGCTTGGTTTAAGCAAACCAAGATTACTGATATCAATGTTAACCAAGGTCCTATTTTTAGTCACACATCAATGGTATTACAAGCGGCTGTACACGGCCAAGGTGTTGCATTAGGGCACAGTGTACTTGCACAACCTGAAATCGATGCCGGTCGTTTGGTTCGTCCTTTTAACGAGGTATTAGTGAGCAAGAATGCTTATTACGTTGTTTGCCGAGAAGAGCAGGATGAACTTGGTAAAATAGTGGCATTTCGTGATTGGATGATGTCCTTGGTAGAGGTAGAGCAACAAGCGTTTGTGGAGAATTAA
- the rlmM gene encoding 23S rRNA (cytidine(2498)-2'-O)-methyltransferase RlmM codes for MNGVLLYCRPGYEKECAAEIQARATAMEAYGFAKVTPNSGYVVFECHSADDVDTLAKKLPLSSLIFARQMIALHARVDDMPLYDRVNPVVAACEGIEGMGELRVEMPDTNEGKELSKFCRKYTVPLRQSLRKNDHLLAKENKNRPVLHVFFIDNVSVYIGYSYSFNNSSLPMGIMRLKFPSKAPSRSTLKLEEAFHTFIPADQWDRRIGGAMRAVDLGACPGGWTYQLVQRSMFVVAIDNGAMAESLMETGQVKHFEEDGFKYEPAKTTIAWTNRKLNGNKVKVPENPPVDMLVCDMIEKPERVARLMCKWLLNAWCKEAIFNLKLPLKRRYHTLEDCLEILDKQLDDRFVIQAKHLYHDRDEVTVHVAWTHFIPEDK; via the coding sequence ATGAATGGTGTTTTATTATATTGCCGTCCTGGTTATGAAAAAGAATGTGCTGCTGAGATCCAAGCACGAGCGACAGCCATGGAGGCGTATGGTTTTGCTAAAGTAACGCCGAATTCGGGTTATGTTGTGTTTGAATGTCACTCTGCTGACGATGTCGATACACTAGCGAAAAAATTACCACTTTCATCATTGATCTTTGCTCGTCAAATGATTGCACTGCATGCACGTGTTGATGACATGCCACTTTACGACCGTGTTAACCCTGTGGTTGCTGCTTGTGAAGGCATTGAAGGCATGGGTGAGTTACGTGTAGAAATGCCTGATACCAATGAAGGTAAAGAGCTATCTAAATTCTGCCGTAAATACACAGTGCCACTACGTCAATCATTGCGTAAAAATGATCACTTATTAGCAAAAGAAAATAAAAACCGTCCAGTGCTGCACGTATTCTTCATTGATAACGTGAGTGTGTATATCGGTTACTCATATAGCTTTAACAATTCGTCACTACCTATGGGTATTATGCGTCTTAAATTCCCATCGAAAGCGCCAAGTCGTTCGACGCTAAAGCTGGAAGAGGCATTCCACACATTTATTCCAGCAGATCAGTGGGACCGACGTATCGGTGGTGCTATGCGTGCGGTTGATTTAGGCGCTTGTCCTGGTGGTTGGACGTATCAGTTAGTACAACGCAGTATGTTTGTTGTGGCAATTGATAACGGTGCAATGGCTGAAAGCTTGATGGAAACAGGTCAAGTTAAGCATTTTGAAGAAGATGGTTTTAAATATGAACCAGCTAAAACAACAATTGCTTGGACTAACCGTAAATTAAACGGTAACAAGGTTAAGGTTCCTGAGAATCCACCAGTAGACATGCTGGTATGTGACATGATTGAGAAACCTGAACGTGTTGCACGTCTAATGTGTAAGTGGTTATTGAATGCATGGTGTAAAGAAGCCATCTTTAACCTTAAATTACCATTGAAGCGTCGTTACCATACACTGGAAGATTGCTTAGAGATTTTAGATAAGCAATTAGATGACCGTTTTGTTATTCAAGCTAAACACCTTTATCATGATCGTGATGAAGTGACTGTACATGTTGCTTGGACACACTTCATCCCTGAAGATAAATAA